CCCGACTTGACGGCTTTAGATTGCCAAATTTCCTCTGCAATTTCCAGAAAATCCTTCGACGCGTTTGGCTCTAACTCAAAGGACTGAATGAGCGCACGATCTTTTACATCGAAAGAGTCCGGTGCGATGCTCATCGCCACATCACCCGCACTCACAATCGAGGTGAAGGACTCTCCTAAGTAGGGACGAATCAAATACAGCATGTCGTCTTTGACTTGAGCCACATAAAACGCGATCCCATGTAAGTTGACGGCATCATCTCCCATAAAGGAAAAGTCACAGTTCTCTATAATCGGCCCCTTACGAGCATATGCATAATTAAACCCATCAGCGGAAATAGAGAGCAAGCGCGGCACCTCGGCTCCCTCAGGCATGGGGCCGCGTTCGATTGTGTATGAGAAATAATTATCTCCATCCATGAAGCGTGAAATCACACCAATCGAAGGCAGGCTCCACATGGTCACTTCCTTCAGAGTGATATTCTCCCCTCTCTCAATACGAATACCACGTGAGTTTCTAAAATCGAGAACGATGTAATCGCCAACATTCAGAGTCTTCAACGTTGCCATCTTTCCGCTAGAGAATTGCAAGCGTCCCTCTCTAGGATTGATCGCTTCTGCTTTTTGCGCATACATAACGGGTGTGTCTTTTTTCCAATTCAGCGTCTCTGGTGAAAATGCAAACGCTCGGCCACTCAAATAATGCGGCGCCAGATCCGGATAACCGTCATGAACTTTAAAGGTAACAACGCCACTCTTACGATCCAAGGTCTCAATAGTGCCTTGAGTAAAACCAAGTGGATTTGAATCCAAGGTTAGGGACTCTAGCGTCAATCCATCGCAATCAGTCGCGAGAATACCACAATCCCGGAGATTGGTAAAAACGAGTGTCGTGTCGTCGCCCCGAATCGTAAAGTCCTTGAACCCCTCCAAGCGCAGGACCTGATCGAGCGAGTGCTCGCCTGTGGGAAGCAGCACCTCGCGCTCTCCACGGGCAACCGCACTATTGATCGTTTGTTGAATATCTATCGCGCTAGATGTGAGCATACAGGTAAAGAAAGTCGTGAGGCAGCAAACGAAGGCTTTAAGACAGACAGAGCGTCCGAACGCCTTCAAAGATAAGCGAGACATCGTTCCGATTTGTTGGAGGGATAATTGCATATTAAAAGTCGTATTCATTATATTTGAGCAGGGATATGAGAGCCAAAACTAAATTGTGTCGAAGGGATCAAATTGCCTGCGGCCGCATGTGCACGATCCATTTCGTGACGAATATCTGCGCCTGCAATCGATTGAAGCGTGTCTTTATTTTTCCAGGCAAGCGCCGCTGCAGTACCCGCAGCCTCACCTAAGCCCATACAGGTCGGCATCACCCGAAAGCTGCCCGCGGCCTCATGGGTGGCACTAATGCAACGCCCCGCCGCCGCGACATTCTCCAAATCTACTGGCAGCTGACATTCCCAGGGAATACCATAAATACTGCCATTATCTTCATACTGTGTCCCAGTGCCTTCAGTGGAATGAACATCGATCGGATAGGCACAAAGCATGACACTACTTTCAGGGATACGCGCCGAGCGCACATCATCTTCAGTTAAAGTATAGCGTCCGACAATCCGGCGTGACTCACGCACCCCAACTTGCGGTCCGGTTTGATAGAGATAGACATTTTCAAAACCAGGAATGTATTTACGGAAGAAGGCGACCAGCTCTTGGGCTTGACGCCGGCCTTCCACTTCAGCGCGAGTCGTTTCCATCGCATTACACGAGCTCAGCCCACTAATACGTGTACCATTCACTGTAATGCGCGACGGATCGTGCGGCATTGACCAAAACAGCGCGACATTCTCACGTGGGATCGACCACTCCCCTGCGCTGCGAGCGAGCGAAACCTGCGCGGCATATTGATCCCCTTCCGCCACGTAGCGACCTTCAATCAAACGCCGTCCCGATGCCGCCCATGCCTGTGGATCAAAACCACCCATTTGCACCACCATAGTCATCGGCTGAGTCGCGCCACTGGATTGATTACCATGGAAAAGGCCCGCCCCCGCCATGGCCGATGGGTCTGCATCGCCAGTCGCATCAATCAAATAACGACAGCGAATGCGCACACGGGAACCTTTACTTAAAAATTCAGCTACCCACAGATCTTTCTCTCGATAGACATTCGATAAAATCGAGTGATACAGCAGCTTGCCCCCTGCCTTGAGAATCGCCTGCTCCATCCCAAGCTTACAGACCTCCGGCTCATAATAGTCTGCTTGTGTGTGGGCATCATAGTAGTGCGACTTCATATCAATCAGTTGCTGCCTAAATGAACGGTAGACAGGTGAGGAAAGGTCCACATCGACGCCTAAATGATTTAAGTAGCAACTCAGCCCAGCGGCCGTCCCCATGCCTCCCAGAAAACCATGCCGATCGGCGACAATGGTCTCACAACCACCACGTAGAGCAGCACTTGCAGCTCCAAAACCAGCAGGCCCACCACCGACGACGAGACAAGGGATCTCTAACTCCAAAACGGATAAATTCATACAGAGAATTGAGGCCCCTCCACATATTCGAGACAAGGGCATAGCCTAGCCACAGGAGAAGTGTGTTTCGCATTTGGAACAGGCGGCAAGGATGGAATTGCCTTTTCTCGCACACAAAGCTGCAATCACACGATGCCCCCAATAGTTCGCAAGCAAACCCCACTCACCCAAGGAATCGCAGCCGTGCGACTCATGGTCGACGCAGGCCACTCCCTCGGCGTCACCAACATAGCCAAGGCCCTGGAAATGCCCAAGTCTTCCGTCCATCGCTTACTCCAGTCGCTATGCGAGATCGGCTTTGTACAACAACTACCAACAGGTAACTACACACTCTCTCCAGACATATTTGAATTCGTGCATGAAATTGCCCTTCACTACGGTAAAAACCTAAAACTAGACGCACATATCCGTAAAGCGGCCAGTCAGCATAACTGTAGCGTCTACATCAGCATGCTAGGTAAACGTGACACATATACGATCTGCGCCGCTGGTGAAGAAGGTAACACCACGCGTCTAGGCCTGCATACTCCAGCCTACTCTTCTTCCGTCGGGAAAGTCCTCATTTCCTACATGGATCCAAGCCAATGGCTCAATTACGCACCACAGGTCGATCAGCCTGAGCAGTCACTCCAGCCAGCTCAAACAACGCCCTATACTATCTTAGACCCCAATGTATTTCTGACGGAACTCAAGCAAGTCAGCGAGCAACGCGTCGCCTGGAATATTCGAGAATCGGATAGCGACTATGCATCCATAGCCATGGCACTAAGAGAACCCTTCATACAACTACCACGACTGGCCGTCGCTCTCGTATTTCCCTACGAGGATTTCAAGAACCGCGACCGCAAAGAACTCGCCGCTCAACTCGCCAAGATCGTCAAAGAAATGGAATGTGAGCTAGGTTCACGCTAAGTCCGCTTTAAGCGCAAAAAAGCGGCCACCCAAAAAGGGTGGCCGCTGTGTTTTAAAGCCTTCGCTTTAGATCAGTTCAGATCGAGCTTAGAGAGCTTCTGGACCAGTCTCGTCGGTGCGGATACGTGTCGCGCTTTCGACGGGAATGATGAAGACCTTACCATCGCCGATCTTGCCAGTCTTGGCGGCTTTGACGATCGCTTCGGTCGTCTTTTCCGCGTCGGCATCGTCAACAACGATTTCGATCATTACCTTAGGCAAGAAATCAACTGTGTATTCACTGCCACGGTAGATTTCGGTGTGGCCTTTCTGGCGACCGAAACCTTTGACTTCCGTGACGGTCATACCTTCGATGCCGATGTCTGCGAGAGCTTCTTTGACCTCTTCAAGTTTGAAGGGCTTGATGACTGCTTTTACCAATTTCATAGTATTATGTAATCTGTGGTTATTTTTGTTAATTGGCTAGGCGAAACTTAGCGTGAGCTGTTTGCGAAGTCAGGATAGGCTTCTTGACCATGCTCACCGATGTCAAGACCTTCGGCCTCTTCTTCAGGTGATACACGGACACCGATAGTGACCTTCAAGAGACCGAAGACGATCATCGAGAAGATGAAGGCGAATGCGCCAACGGAGAGTGTGCCGATCAATTGGATTCCGAAACCGGCAGCGTCACTGAAGAGAGCCACTGCAAGTGTGCCGAAGATACCACATACACCGTGAACGGAGATGGCACCGACAGGATCGTCGATCTTGATCTTGTCGAAGAAGATGATCGAGAAGACAACCAGGATACCAGCGATGAGACCTGTGATGATGGCCCAGAATGGCATGATGGAGTCCGCACCCGCTGTGATACCAACAAGGCCAGCTAGGATACCATTGAGACCCATGGAAAGGTCAGGCTTCTTGAGGAATACCCATGAAGTGAAGATCGCACCGAGGCCACCACCAGCGGCGGCAAGCGCAGTTGTGCAGAATACAAGCGATACCAAGTAAGGGTCGGCATTGAGAACCGAACCACCGTTGAATCCGAACCAACCGAGGAAGAGAAGGAAAACACCGATCGTAGCGAGTGGCATGCTGTGACCGAGGATCGGCTTGATGCGACCGTCGACATATTTACCAGCACGTGGTCCGAGGATCAGCGCACAAGCGAGAGCGGCGAAGCCACCGAAACCGTGAACGAGGGAGGAACCTGCAAAGTCGTAGAAACCACGAGCAGACAACCAACCTCCACCCCACTGCCATGAGCCAGTGATGGGGTAAGCGAAAGTCACAAGCAGTGTTGCGAAGATCATGAAAGAAGAAAGCTTAACGCGCTCAGCAACTGCACCCGAAACGATAGTCGCCGCTGTTGCAGCGAACATGGCTTGGAAGATGAAGTCAGTATACCAAGTGTAGTCTGCATACTCGGAAGTCATTAGATCAACCGAAGCAGTGACGTCGAACCATGAACCCATGGCAAACACACCCGCGGAGCCTTCTGCGAACCCAGGATACATCGCATTGAAGCCCCAGAGTGCATAAGAAATAAGACCCATGCTGATGATGAAGACATTCTTAAAGAGAATGTTGACGGTGTTCTTGGATTGGCCGAGTCCCGACTCAACCGTAGCGAAGCCAAGGTGCATGATAAACACCAGAGCGGCAGAGATCAGCAGCCAAAGGTTACTGATCGTAAAGAAGGCGGCACCGGGAGTTTCCATGAAGGCCGCATAGGCCTCGTCAAATGGAATCGCGTCAGCGACAGCTTCGACAGCTTCAGCTGCTTCTGCAACCGGCATGTCCTGTGCGCCGAGCGAGCCGGCCATCAGAAACGCCGAGCTGCCGAGCAACAGAGCGAGAAGGTATTTCTTAATCTTCATTATATGTATTATTTAGTCAGGTTGATTGCTTTGTTCAGGAATTGAAATCGAGATACCCTAAATGGGGAGCATCCCGAGCAGATCGCGGAATCGCGAACAACCAACTTATAGCACTCGACATGCCAAGTTGAAATATGCCTCAATTAATTCATCAAAAAGCAACAAAGAGCAGCCAAAAGTCACCACATATAACTAAATATCATATACTTACGCCCGCTGATAAATATTATCTAAAAATAAAAAAAGGACGCACAAATGCGTCCTTTATAAAAAAAAATTAGTCAAATATTGATCATCCAGGAGGCCAAGCCATCTGCCGACCGCCCAACACATGCAAGTGAAGGTGAGGTACGGTCTCTCCACCATCTTTTCCATTGTTTATAACGATCCGAAAACCACCCGACAAATTCAACTTTTCAGCGACGGATGCAGCCGTCAGCATCAGATGGCCCAAAACCGCCTGATGCTCCTCGCGAGCTTTTGCGATACAGGGCACGACTTGCTTCGGCACGACTAAAAAATGCGTCGGCGCCTGGGGATCGATATCGTGAATGGCAATACACAGATCATCCTCGTGCTCAATTTTAGCAGGAATCTCGCGATCAATAATTCGTTCAAATAGAGTCTTCATATGATTAGGGATTCTCTTTGGTATAAATAGTCACAAACTCGGCCATCAATTCACGCAGCGTCGCTTTAATCGTATCGACTTCGTTCACATCGGAGCGCGCCGTACGACGCAGTTCAAAAGTTGTCGCAACGGTCTTATCCTTATTGCGGTCAATCGTCACATGATCACGCACCTGTAAGATAAGCTCAAACTGCCCGGTAGAGACACGACTGGAGGTATCAATCGACAACACAATCAAAGGCACATTCAGCTCTGGCTTATTCACAATGAAATTGCGCAACTCAATGTTCCCACGACGCAATTGGAGCTCCATAATATCACTCAAATCCAAGCGCTCAGTCGCGGTCACCTCAGTGGCAAAGGAGGTATCAATATTCATATAAAGAAAATTGATGCCCCTTAAGTGAGTGGAATTCTCTACGGCAGACAGAGGCGATTGTAAGCAAACGAGAAGGGGAAGTAAGCAGAATAAGTAACGCATAAAAAACGAATAAACACGACAATGGGCAATGTAAAGCATGCGACAACGCAGGCGCAACAAAGTTCCTGCTAACCTAACGCGGCCTAAAGCACAACCACTTGCAAACGCGACCCACGCGTCGCCCAAGCACAGACCAGCTCATCGATCCAATCTCGCACCCGCTGATACTGCGCCTCGCGCTGCTTAGTCCAATACTTGCCAACGGGGCAAACCGCCTCGCGTAAACCAGTCACCAGCAACAACCCTTCGCGACGCCCCGCTAGTTTTTTCATTTCCACGACGATCGCCTGCCGTATCCACAGCGGGCTAAAATCCTCCAAACGCGGCACATGCCAATGAGCAAAAGCAAAATCGGCTCGGTGCCCGGAGACCCCGAAATGAAGTTTCGCTAATTTATCAACATAATCTCCCAGCGGCACACGTTCGAGATCTTCAGGGTGCTCTTTATACGCAAACTCTAAGGCACGACGCGCATGCTCCGCCCGCTCAGGGTCCGACACACGCCCGAGCAATTCGTTGAGCGTCCGAAGCTGCTCGACTGCAATCAGCTTGGCTTTAGGCATTATCTGTCGAAGCTTTCAGCTCATTGATTTCCTGCGCCAACTCGGCCAAATCCCTAAAATCTTTATAAACGGACGCATAACGAACGTAAGCAATTTGATCCAAATGCTTCAAACGCAGCATAATCTGCTCACCGATAGCGTGAGCCGGGATTTCATGGTCAAATTCTTTCTCCAAAGACGCCAACACATCGGCAATCAACATCTCGATCTGCATCACATCAATGGGCCGTTTTTCTACCGCTTTTTTGAGTCCACCCAACACCTTAACGCGGTCAAAGTCCTCGCGGCGCCCATCACGCTTGACCACTTGCAAATCGGCACGCAGCACCTCTTCAATCGTCGTAAAGCGATACCCACAGTCGAGACACTCACGACGGCGACGAATCGAAGTCTCGTTTTTTCCAGTTCGAGTATCGAGCACTTTTGTCTCAATAGAGGCGCATTTTGGGCAACGCATGATTAGCAATATGAATTCAAAAATCAGCAGAGAGAAGGTCTACTAACAATAATAAGAAAAAGACTACTATATGTAGCCTACTACATTTGCAATCCCTATATTTAGTAGCTAGGCTACAGCTTAAGAAAGTTCTCAAGCATCTTCATCCCCTGCTCCGTGGCGAGCGACTCGGGGTGAAACTGGACCCCCCATACGGGGAGATCTTTGTGAGCCAAGCCCATGATTTCGCCCGCCTCTGTTTCAGCCGTCACCTCCAGGCAATCGGGCAAGCTTTCACGCTCGACCAGCAGCGAATGGTAACGGGTGGCCACCATCGGATTGGGCAACCCCTGGAAAATATCCGTATCGCGGTGCGTGACGGGACTGGTCTTACCATGCATCAAGCGCTCCGCGCGCACCACCTTGCCACCGAAGTGCTGGCCGATACTCTGATGCCCCAGGCAAACCCCGAGCAAAGGCTTCTTGCCCGCAAATGCCTCAATCATCGCCAAGCTAACGCCTGCCTCGTTGGGCGAACAGGGACCGGGCGAGATCATGACACGGTCAGGATTCAGCGCGAGCGCCTCCTCCACCGTGATCGCATTGTTGCGAAAAACCTGCTGCTCCTCACCCAGCTGGCCAAAATATTGCACCAAATTATAGGTAAAAGAGTCAAAATTATCGATTACGAGAAGCATGCCGAAAATCAGAAGCGTGTTCGCCCCGAACTGCAAGCTCACAAGCAAATTGAAATCGAAGCAATTTTGCAGCTACTTGGTCATTTCCGCACGAGCGTTTTCATAGGCACTCAGCGCGCACTGCGAGCAAGCGGTCCGAACGTCGGCGAAGAAGTCGTTGCCCTTGTCATCGACGAGAATGTAGGCCGGAAAGTCCTCCACTTCGATCTTCCAAATGGCTTCCATGCCGAGTTCTGGATATTCCAACACTTCGACATTCTTGATATTGTGCTCCGCCAGCAAGGCAGCGGGCCCACCGATGGAGCCGAGGTAGAAACCGCCAAACTCTTTACACGCATCCGTGACCTGCTGCGAGCGATTGCCCTTGGCCAGCATGATCATGGAGCCGCCCTCCTTTTGGAAGGGATACACGTAGCTATCCATCCGTCCTGCGGTCGTAGGACCGAAGGAGCCGGAAGGCTTGCCAGCGGGCGTCTTGGCGGGCCCCGCATAATAAACGGGGTGGTTCTTCAAATACTCGGGCATGCCCTCGCCCTTATCCAAGCGCTCCTGAATCTTGGCGTGCGCGATGTCGCGGCCCACGATGATGGTGCCACTCAGCGAGAGCGGCGTGGCGACCGGATATTTGGTCAGCTCCGCCAGGATGTCTTTCATCGGACGATTCAGGTCGATGGCGACCGGGTCTTTTGGCTTCGCGATCTCGCCGTCGGCAGGAATGAAACGAGCGGGGTTTTCTTCTAATTGCTCCAGCCACAGGCCATCTTTATCGATGCGCGCCTTGGCATTTCGGTCGGCCGAGCAAGAAACGCCCAAGGCAACCGGACAGGAAGCACCGTGGCGTGGCAGACGAATCACCCGCACGTCCAGAGCAAAGTATTTACCACCAAACTGTGCACCGTAGCCCATTTTGCGGGTGTATTCCAGCAGCTTGGCTTCGAGTTCTGTATCGCGGAAGGCTTGACCGTATTCGTTGCCCTCAGTGGGCAGCTCATCGTAATACTTGGTCGACGCCAGCTTTACCGTCTTCAGGCAAGTCTCAGCCGAAGTGCCTCCAATCACAAATGCGATGTGATACGGTGGGCAGGCAGAGGTGCCCAAGGTGCCCATTTTCTCAATGCAGAATTTTTCCAAATTGGCAGGATTGAGCAGCGCCTTGGTTTCCTGATAGAAAAAGGTCTTGTTGGCGGAGCCTCCACCCTTGGCGACAAAAAGAAAGTCGTAACTGTCGCCATCCGTTGCCAGCAGGTCGATCTGAGCCGGCAAATTACAGCCCGTATTCTTTTCCTCATACATGGAAAGCGGCGCCATCTGCGAATAGCGCAGGTTCTCCTGGGTGTAGGTATTATAGACGCCCTGCGAAAGCGCTGCTTCGTCACCGCCGCCGGTCCAAACGCGCTGGCCCTTCTTACCCAAAATGATAGCGGTGCCGGTATCCTGACAGAAAGGTAGCACGCCGTGCGCAGACACCTCGGCGTTACGCAACATGGTGAGCGCAATGGTGCGGTCGTTTTCTGTGGCTTCTGGGTCATCGAGAATGGCCGCCACCTTCTCCAAGTGCTCCGTGCGCAACTTGAAGGAGATATCCTTCATCGCAGCTTCTGCGATGTAAGTCAGCGCCTTGGGATCGACCTTCAGCATTGATTCCCCAGCGAAATCAACCGTTTCGACAAACTCGTTGGTCAGTAGACGATACTGCGTCTTATCTTTTCCAAGTGGAAATTGCTTTTGGTAATGAAACTCAGGTGCGGGCTTAGCCATAGTTATACTTTCTAATTTAGTTCAACTTTAGAATTAGTAGCGCTACTCAAAGGATTGGCAAGTGCGAACCCTCTAAAAAATCGTATAGCACATGCAGCCTTCCTGCCCAGAAAATTTACGCCAATCGCAACTCTAGCTTTTGCTTTAAGTGGCGCCACTCTGGAAGCAGTGCAGCCAGCAATTGATAAAAATCGGCACTGTGATCATGATGCTTCAAGTGACAGAGCTCATGGATCATAACGTAGTCGATGCACTCTTTCGACGCTTTGACCAATTCGACATTCAGGGTCAGCGTGCCGTTTTCAGATAAACTACCCCAGCGCTTCTCCATGCGCTGAATGACAATGCTTGGTTTGTGATACCCATAACGCGCGATCTTAGGCCAACAGCGTTCTAAGCTCTGCGCAAATTGCTCGGCCGCTTTTTGTGCATACCATTGCTCCATTAAACGCTTGGTCATATGCGGCGCCACTTTTTGCCAACAGCTCACCTCAAAGACTCCATGCTTTAAACGCACTTTGTTTGCATCTCCAACACTGACCTTGAGCTGATATTGCTTACCGAGATACAAATGCGTTTCACCGCTGATGTAGTGGCGCTGCGGCGTGCGGGGATTGAATTGCTTGAAATAATCTTGTTGATTCACGATCCAACGCGCGCGCTTGCGTAACTTAGCTTCAATCGCACCAACATCGGTGCCTGCGGGGGCTTTCACCACCACGGAAGCATCGGGATGCACCGCAATCTCCAAGGTTTTGCGATCTACGGTTGAACAGGTGTAATCAATCACCCGTTGACCATAGAGGATGCTCCCCTCCATCATTTCTGCTGTAGATTGCATCGGTTTAGCCTCGGGAACGTGCCACTTGCATAACTTTTTCGATCATGGCATCCATTTGATCCAACGACAGTTCCAGGCCTCGCTTCGCTCTGAGTTCATCGAAGCAGTAATCATCAATCGCATCGATCACCGCCTTCTGCGCATCACTGTCGTCCCAAAAGTTCACCTTAAAGTGCTGCTGTAAAATAGCATCCACCGCCAACGCGGTATCCGCCGCAATGCTTTCTAATGCCTCGGCTGCCATCGCGTGCTCGACAAAGAAAGGCTTCACCACCCCAAAGTAAGCCTGCGCGTCTTCGTTGCCCTTCAATACCGACGGCACATCGTCATGCACCTTGCCGACGACTTTATTGCGAATGTCCACCACGCGATTCAGGTACTCCAAATCCGACAAACGCTTCGCCCGAAAGTCTTCGATGGCGCGCTGGATCAAAATAGAAAATTTCTCATAGAAGGCCGGATCTTCATCCATCTTCTCCGTGATCACCTTCTTAGTGGCATGCGCGATGGTGTCGGCCTTGGCCGCGGTGCGTGGCTGCTTGCCGTAAACACCTTGCTCTTCTTTAACCTCGTTAAAGGTTTCGTCGTCAAAGATGTTCACCGGCTCGTTGAGCTGAATCACTTCGTTCGCCTGAATATGGGTATCCAGCAGCTTCTTGATCTTCGGCTCGTAGTCGCGGTAATCGATGGCTTCGGCGTAGCGCAACTTGACCGAGGCTTTCAACTTTTGAAATTGCTTCAGGTCCTGCTTATAGCGCGCCAGCAGCGCTTCATCGGTTTCGAACAGAAACTTCTCCGAGGACAGCGCGATCGAGAAGGTCTTGGCGTATTCGGACAATCGGGTATAAAACTCGTCGCGGATCGACTCGTCGGCCAGCAACTGCTCGTAAGCTTCCGAGTCATTGGAGTGCTTCACCGTTTTGAACAATGCCCACAGATCCGAGTAGCGTTGCGGCAACTTGGCCACTTCCGCGTGAATCGACAATAAGGTGCCTTCGATATCCGCCTCATCGAAGCCTTCAAAGGCGCTATACATCGTCAGCGCTTCGTCCAACTCTCCTAGCACGTTGGCGTAGTCGACGATATAGCCAAATGGCTTATCTTCGTATAATCGATTCACCCGCGCGATGGCTTGCAGCAGCGTATGCTCACGCAGTACGCGGCAGAGATACAGGACGGTGTTGCGCGGCGCATCAAAGCCAGTCAGCAGCTTATCCACCACAATCAGGATTTCCGGCTCCTGACCGTGTTTGAACTGATTGATCAACTGCTTGGTGTATTCCTCCTCGCTGCCATAGCGCGCCATCATCTTTTTCCAGAAGCGCACCACCTCGTCGCTCGGCTCGTCATCGGTCTCTTCGTAGCCCTCGCGGCTATCAGGGGGCGAAATCACCACTTCGGCCCGCACCATCCCAATGTCGTCGAGATATTCCTGATATTTCAACGCCGAGACTTTGTTGGGCGCGACCAACTGCGCCTTAAATCCTGTCCCTTGCCAGGTCTCGCGGTAGTGCTCGCTGATATCAAAGGCCTGCATGTAGATCACTTGATCCGACTTACTCAGCATTTCCGCGCGCGCATATTTTCGTTTCAAGTCGGCTTGCTGCTCTTTGGTCAACCCTTGGGTGTGACGCTCAAACCAGAGATCAACCGCCGCCTGATTCTGCGTCATCTCGACATAGCGCCCTTCATAGAGTAGCGGCACCACAGCCCCATCTTCCACTGCCTGCGAAATCGAATAATGCGGGTCAATCAAATCACCAAACTTGGCGAAATTGTTTTTCTCTTTCTTAAGCAAGGGCGTGCCGGTAAAGCCGAGGTAGCAGGCACGCGGAAACATCTGCCGCATCCGTGCCGAGAACGAGCCAAACTGGGTGCGATGACTTTCATCCACCAATACAAAGATGTTCGGCGAGTCGTCGCTGTATTTGCTGCCCACCTTGTCGAACTTATGGATCAGCGTGGTGATGATGCCCGACTGCTTTTCCGCCACCAATTCCAACAAGTTACGCCCTGAAGTCGCACGGCAGGCTTCCAAGCCACAGGCGGCAAAGGTGTTGCTCAACTGTTTGTCCAAATCATCACGATCCGTCACCAGCACGATGCGGGGATTCAATACTTCCGGATCGAGTGCTAGATTACGCGCCAGCAGCACCATCGTCAACGACTTGCCGGAACCTTGCGTGTGCCAGATCACGCCGCCACGACGCGCGCCCTCAGTATCGTAATTCCGAATACGCTGCAGTGTGGATTGAATGACAAAATATTGCTGATAACGGGCGATCTTTTTGATCCCGCCATCGAATACCGTATATTTCCAAGCCAGCTCTAACAAACGCTGCGGACGACACAGCGCAAACAGCGACTTATCCTGCTCCGTGGCAAGGCGTTCGCCTTGAGTGCTGAGTGCTGAATGATCAGGGCTGAGTGACTGAAAATTCACTGCTTGAGACAACGACTGCTCGACCAGCGTTTCCAACTCGGTCAGTGCGGCCCCGCTCTGATCCAAGGCAGGCTCTTTCCAGACGCCCCAGAACTTCAGCGCCGTGCCAGTAGTCGCATACAAGGCCTGATTTTTATTCACCGACAGTAGCAATTGCGTATAGGTAAACAGCTTCGGGATATAATCCTCGTTTTGATTGCGAACTGATTGCTCCGCCCCGAGCTTCACTTCGATCCCCGGAGCCTTGCACTCGATCACGGCAAAAGGAATACCGTTCACAAACAGCACGATGTCTGGCCGCGCGGTCTCATTGCTACGTGTGCGCTCGACCGCGTATTCCACTGTGACATGAAAACTGTTTCGTTCCCAATTGCGCCAATCGATGTAATTCAGATTAAAGCTTTTAACGTCGCCCTCGATCGATTGCTCCAAAGCCGTTCCGAGAGTGATGAGATCGTAAATCGCCTCATTCGTTTTCAACAAACCATCGTATTTGACGTGCTTGATCCGCTCGATTCCCGATTGCACGTTTTCCTCGCTAAAGAGATACTCCCCGCCTTTGTAGCGGATACGATTAATCGTTTTGAGCTGCTCACGTAGCACATTCTCCAACAGCACGTTTGAGCGCCGCCCGCCACGTTCCCGCAAAGCCGCCTCCGGCGAAAGATAAGT
The nucleotide sequence above comes from Coraliomargarita algicola. Encoded proteins:
- a CDS encoding right-handed parallel beta-helix repeat-containing protein gives rise to the protein MLTSSAIDIQQTINSAVARGEREVLLPTGEHSLDQVLRLEGFKDFTIRGDDTTLVFTNLRDCGILATDCDGLTLESLTLDSNPLGFTQGTIETLDRKSGVVTFKVHDGYPDLAPHYLSGRAFAFSPETLNWKKDTPVMYAQKAEAINPREGRLQFSSGKMATLKTLNVGDYIVLDFRNSRGIRIERGENITLKEVTMWSLPSIGVISRFMDGDNYFSYTIERGPMPEGAEVPRLLSISADGFNYAYARKGPIIENCDFSFMGDDAVNLHGIAFYVAQVKDDMLYLIRPYLGESFTSIVSAGDVAMSIAPDSFDVKDRALIQSFELEPNASKDFLEIAEEIWQSKAVKSGRISVYAMQVDKHAMSVEAGDFIEIPAIAAPNYTIRNNHFRDHRGRGLRLMSSNGLVEGNTLENIKQSAISIGSEMTFYREAGWVENVTILNNTIRDVGFDPVMHLSGTHVPGAISLFHRGATPETARPNMHIRAINILRNTIEEVGGPAIHINQSEDVYIVGNTISGSNQLSQSSTGSDYDLDTTQPISIDFSKDIHVYPAPSVNQ
- a CDS encoding P-II family nitrogen regulator, with the translated sequence MKLVKAVIKPFKLEEVKEALADIGIEGMTVTEVKGFGRQKGHTEIYRGSEYTVDFLPKVMIEIVVDDADAEKTTEAIVKAAKTGKIGDGKVFIIPVESATRIRTDETGPEAL
- a CDS encoding histidine triad nucleotide-binding protein; protein product: MKTLFERIIDREIPAKIEHEDDLCIAIHDIDPQAPTHFLVVPKQVVPCIAKAREEHQAVLGHLMLTAASVAEKLNLSGGFRIVINNGKDGGETVPHLHLHVLGGRQMAWPPG
- a CDS encoding IclR family transcriptional regulator, which codes for MPPIVRKQTPLTQGIAAVRLMVDAGHSLGVTNIAKALEMPKSSVHRLLQSLCEIGFVQQLPTGNYTLSPDIFEFVHEIALHYGKNLKLDAHIRKAASQHNCSVYISMLGKRDTYTICAAGEEGNTTRLGLHTPAYSSSVGKVLISYMDPSQWLNYAPQVDQPEQSLQPAQTTPYTILDPNVFLTELKQVSEQRVAWNIRESDSDYASIAMALREPFIQLPRLAVALVFPYEDFKNRDRKELAAQLAKIVKEMECELGSR
- a CDS encoding FAD-dependent oxidoreductase — translated: MNLSVLELEIPCLVVGGGPAGFGAASAALRGGCETIVADRHGFLGGMGTAAGLSCYLNHLGVDVDLSSPVYRSFRQQLIDMKSHYYDAHTQADYYEPEVCKLGMEQAILKAGGKLLYHSILSNVYREKDLWVAEFLSKGSRVRIRCRYLIDATGDADPSAMAGAGLFHGNQSSGATQPMTMVVQMGGFDPQAWAASGRRLIEGRYVAEGDQYAAQVSLARSAGEWSIPRENVALFWSMPHDPSRITVNGTRISGLSSCNAMETTRAEVEGRRQAQELVAFFRKYIPGFENVYLYQTGPQVGVRESRRIVGRYTLTEDDVRSARIPESSVMLCAYPIDVHSTEGTGTQYEDNGSIYGIPWECQLPVDLENVAAAGRCISATHEAAGSFRVMPTCMGLGEAAGTAAALAWKNKDTLQSIAGADIRHEMDRAHAAAGNLIPSTQFSFGSHIPAQI
- a CDS encoding ammonium transporter translates to MKIKKYLLALLLGSSAFLMAGSLGAQDMPVAEAAEAVEAVADAIPFDEAYAAFMETPGAAFFTISNLWLLISAALVFIMHLGFATVESGLGQSKNTVNILFKNVFIISMGLISYALWGFNAMYPGFAEGSAGVFAMGSWFDVTASVDLMTSEYADYTWYTDFIFQAMFAATAATIVSGAVAERVKLSSFMIFATLLVTFAYPITGSWQWGGGWLSARGFYDFAGSSLVHGFGGFAALACALILGPRAGKYVDGRIKPILGHSMPLATIGVFLLFLGWFGFNGGSVLNADPYLVSLVFCTTALAAAGGGLGAIFTSWVFLKKPDLSMGLNGILAGLVGITAGADSIMPFWAIITGLIAGILVVFSIIFFDKIKIDDPVGAISVHGVCGIFGTLAVALFSDAAGFGIQLIGTLSVGAFAFIFSMIVFGLLKVTIGVRVSPEEEAEGLDIGEHGQEAYPDFANSSR